The genomic DNA AGCAGGGCACGGTGTTCGAGCAGACCGAGTACCTCGCCCAAGGTAAAGCGTTCTGGTTGACCGTAGAGAACGATGCCATGAGTACTGCCAGTGGCCGTAGCGTGCCCCAGGGCATGCGCATTCTGGTGGACCCGGGGCTGGAGGCTGAGCCTGGGAGGTTGGTAATTGCGCGCCAACCTGGCAAATCGGCGATTCTCCGCGAGCTGGCCGAAGAGGGTGGGCAGCGGTATCTGAAGGCGCTGAACAGCAGCTACCCGGCGTTGGTGTGTGAGGACGGGTGTGAGTTTCTCGGGGTGGTTGTGCGGGTGCACGGCACCTTCTAGATTGCCGGCGATTGGGCCGCAAAGCGGCCCGTGTTTACATCACTCCACCAGTTCGACCAGCACCGTCCCTTCGCTGACCATATCCCCTTCCTGGCAAAACAACGCCTTTACCGTCCCACCATGCGGAGCGCGAATGCTGTGTTCCATCTTCATGGCTTCCAGCACCACCAGCGCCGTACCGGCTTCCACCACTTGGCCCGGCTCCACCAGCACTCGCACGATGCTGCCATTCATGGGCGCGCCCAGTCCGCCCTGATGGCTGTGGCTGGCTTCGGCCTCGGCGATCGGGTCGAAGGCCTCAATGGCATGCATTTCACCATCCCAGCGCAGATACAGCGTGCCACCGCGGCGCACCGCCAGATAACGCCTGCGCACGCCGCCTTCATCGTGGCCTAGCTGTTCGCCGTCCAGTTGCCAGGCCGAGACAACACTTTGCTCAAGCGCAATCGCCTGGCACTCTCCGCCACTGCGCAGGTGCAGGCAGCTGTGTGCCGGCAGGCCAAGGCGTAAACCTGAGCGCTCAGCCCATGGCGAGCAGCTGTCGTCGTCACGCTGATGCGGCGCCTGGCCCTGCAGCCAGGCTTTACCTGCGGCTTGCCAGAAGCCTGCGGGCAATGGCTGTGGCGCCGGCAGAAGTACCTCCTGATGACGTGGAATAAAGCCTGTATCCAGCTCGGCCGCCGCGAATGCGGGGTGGGCGAGGATGCGGCGCAGGAAGGCAATGTTGGTCTTCAGCCCGCCGATGGCGAACTCGTCCAGCATCGCCAGCAAGCGCAGGCGTGCCTGTTCGCGGTTTTCGCCCCAGGCGATCAGCTTGCCCAGCATGGGGTCATAAAAGGATGAGATCTCGTCCCCCTCGCTTACCCCGCTATCCACCCGGCGACCTTCGCCTGGTGCAGACTCGCGGTACAGCGTCAGGGTGCCTGTGGCTGGCAGAAAGTCGTTGGCCGGATCTTCGGCATACAGGCGCACCTCGATAGCATGGCCGATCAGCGGCACCTGCGCCTGGGTAATCGGCAGCGGCTCGCCACAGGCGATGCGGATCTGCCAGGCCACCAGGTCGAGGCCGGTGATAGCTTCGGTAACCGGGTGCTCGACCTGCAGGCGGGTATTCATCTCCATGAAGAAGAACTCGCCACGGGCGTCGAGCAGAAACTCCACGGTGCCGGCACCGACATAACCGATGGCCTGGGCCGCGCGTACCGCCGCTTCGCCCATGGCCCGCCGCAATTCAGGGGAGAGCCCCGGTGCA from Pseudomonas putida includes the following:
- a CDS encoding acetyl/propionyl/methylcrotonyl-CoA carboxylase subunit alpha → MSRPPLTTLLVANRGEIACRVMRTAKAMGLTTVAVHSATDRDARHSREADIRVELGGSKAADSYLVIDKLLAAAKASGAQAIHPGYGFLSENAGFARAIEDAGLIFLGPPASAIDAMGSKSAAKALMEAAGVPLVPGYHGDAQDLETFRAAAERIGYPVLLKASAGGGGKGMKVVEEESQLAEALASAQREAQSSFGDARMLVEKYVLKPRHVEIQVFADQHGNCLYLNERDCSIQRRHQKVVEEAPAPGLSPELRRAMGEAAVRAAQAIGYVGAGTVEFLLDARGEFFFMEMNTRLQVEHPVTEAITGLDLVAWQIRIACGEPLPITQAQVPLIGHAIEVRLYAEDPANDFLPATGTLTLYRESAPGEGRRVDSGVSEGDEISSFYDPMLGKLIAWGENREQARLRLLAMLDEFAIGGLKTNIAFLRRILAHPAFAAAELDTGFIPRHQEVLLPAPQPLPAGFWQAAGKAWLQGQAPHQRDDDSCSPWAERSGLRLGLPAHSCLHLRSGGECQAIALEQSVVSAWQLDGEQLGHDEGGVRRRYLAVRRGGTLYLRWDGEMHAIEAFDPIAEAEASHSHQGGLGAPMNGSIVRVLVEPGQVVEAGTALVVLEAMKMEHSIRAPHGGTVKALFCQEGDMVSEGTVLVELVE